The segment ATCGAGCCGTACCTCAGCGACCAGTGGTTCGTGAAGATGGACGTGCTCGCCGAAAACGCGATGAACGCCGTGAAGTCGGGCGAAATCAAGATTATCCCCGAACGTTACGCCAACAAGTATCTGGACTGGCTCGCCGAAAAGCGCGACTGGTGCATCAGCCGTCAGCTCTGGTGGGGCCACCGCATTCCTATCTGGCACACGGACGCTAGCGAAGACGAACTGAAGGCCGCATTCGCGGGCCGCGACGACATCTACTTCTACAAGGCCGAAAACGGCGGCTACCTCGTGTGCAGCCAGGAAGAAGACCTGAAGGAAGACGCCGTTCCGGGTCACGAACTCAAGCAGGAAGAAGACGTGCTTGACACGTGGTTCTCCAGTGGACTCTGGCCGCATTCGACCATGGGCTGGCCGGAAAATACCGACACGCTCAAGCGCTACTACCCCACCAGCGTGCTCGTGACGAGCCGCGACATCATTACGCTGTGGGTCGCCCGCATGGTGCTCTTTAGCCAAGAGAACATGGGCACGGTCCCGTTCCACACGGTGTACATCCACCCGAAGATTCTGGACGGCAATGGCCAGACCATGAGCAAGTCCAAGGGCAACGGCGTGGACCCGATGGATATCGAAGAGAAGTACGGTACCGACGCTCTGCGCTTTGTGATGGCAAGCCTTTGCACCGACAACCAGGACGTGCGCCTGCCGGTGAAGAAGGAAAAGCAGCCGGATGGCCGCGAAATCAACACCAGCGAAAAGTTCGAAATCGGCCGTAACTTCAGCAACAAGCTGTGGAACGCCTGCCGCTTCCTTTACCCGCAGCTCGAACAGGCCGGTGCGCTTGCCGCCGAACTTCCGATGGACAAGAACTTGTTCGCACTCGAAGATAAGTGGATTTTGAGCCGCCTGCAGACGACCATCAAGGACGCCACCCGCATGCTCGAAGAATACCACTTCGCCGAACTCGCCGGGTTCCTGTACCGCTTCGTGTGGGACGACGTCTGCTCCAGCTACTTGGAAATCAAGAAGGCCGTGATCAACAGCGAAACGCTCACCGCCGAGAAGAAGAACGCTATGGCAATTCTCAGCTACGTGCTGAAGAACGTGCTCGACTTGCTCCACCCGGTGATGCCGTTCATTACCGAAGAGCTCAACAGCATCCTGTTCCAGGGCAGCGAAATGGTGATCAGCCGCGCATGGCCCAAGGCCGACGAATCCCTCATCGACGCAAAGATCGAAGCCGCATTCGACCAGGCATTTGCCGTGGTGGAA is part of the uncultured Fibrobacter sp. genome and harbors:
- a CDS encoding class I tRNA ligase family protein, with translation IEPYLSDQWFVKMDVLAENAMNAVKSGEIKIIPERYANKYLDWLAEKRDWCISRQLWWGHRIPIWHTDASEDELKAAFAGRDDIYFYKAENGGYLVCSQEEDLKEDAVPGHELKQEEDVLDTWFSSGLWPHSTMGWPENTDTLKRYYPTSVLVTSRDIITLWVARMVLFSQENMGTVPFHTVYIHPKILDGNGQTMSKSKGNGVDPMDIEEKYGTDALRFVMASLCTDNQDVRLPVKKEKQPDGREINTSEKFEIGRNFSNKLWNACRFLYPQLEQAGALAAELPMDKNLFALEDKWILSRLQTTIKDATRMLEEYHFAELAGFLYRFVWDDVCSSYLEIKKAVINSETLTAEKKNAMAILSYVLKNVLDLLHPVMPFITEELNSILFQGSEMVISRAWPKADESLIDAKIEAAFDQAFAVVESVRGVRGRYNVSPATKLSAVVSVDDAATEASVKDCMAIITELSGLSDLSVAVKAAKPKFSASAVVPGGELYIPLEGILDPAAEIARLEKEIEKAKAFAASIERKLSNEKFVSGAPEAVVNAERTKLATQREIIAKDEAALKDLQ